The nucleotide window CTATCCCGGCTCTATACTGGGGGCGACCGGCGCGGCGCCGCCGCGGTGGAGCAGTCCATCCTGGGGAGCATCACCAGCGGCGTCATCAGCGTCCGCCCCGACCTGACCCTGATGGTCTTCAACCGGCCCGCCCTCCAGATCTTCGGGCGCACGGAGGGGGAGGTCCTGGGCCGCCCCTGCCAGGACGTGTTCGGCCCCGCAGGCGCCATCACCCTGCTGGCGGCGGAGGCGCTCAGCACCGGCCAGACGCACTCGCGTCTGGAGCTCAGCGTGACCCGCCCGGAAGGGACCTCCCGATGGATCGGCCTGGCCTCCTCGGTGGTCCGGGACAGCCGGGGGGAGCCGGCCGGCGTGACCTTCCTCCTCACCGACCTGACCGAGGTGCGCCAGCTGCAGGAGCAGGTGACGCTCCAGCAGAGCCTGGCCAAGGTGGGGCAGCTCTCCGCCGGCATCGCCCACGAGGTCCGCAACGCCCTCGGGGCGATCCTGGGGTTCGCCAGGCTGCTGCAGAAGAACCTCTCGGCGGAGGATCCCCGTGGGGTGCACGTCCAGGCCATCATCGACGAGACCAATAGCCTGGAGGTGACCCTGCGCGACTTCCTGGTCTACGCGCGGCCGGTGCGCCTGCAGGTGGGGGCGGTTCGCGTGCGGGAGCTGGTGGAAGAGGCCCTGGACCCGTATCGGGGCCCGCTCCAGGAGGCCGGGATCACGTTGGCTTCCCGCCACGAGGTGGGGGAGATCCAGATCCAGGGGGACCGCACGGCCCTCCGGCAGGCCCTGGGCAACCTTATCCGCAACGCCCTGGAGGCCATGCCGCAGGGAGGACGCCTGGGGCTCGTGACCCGGCGCCTCCCGGAGGAACCCCAGGGAGACGGCGCGGGCCCGGTGGAGATCCGGGTGGAGGACACGGGGGGGGGGATCGCCCGCGAAGACGCGGCTCGCATCTTCACCCCCTTCTTCACGACGAAGGAGCAGGGGACCGGCCTCGGGCTGGCCCTGGCCCAGAAGGCGGTGGTGGCCCACGGTGGGCGCATCGAGGTCGAAAGCAGGCCCGGCGGCGGCACAACCTTTCGCATCGTCCTGCCCGCCACGCCGACGGCGGCGCGGGCCCGGGGGGAGGCGGCATGATCCTGGTGGTCGAGGATAAGCCCAGCATGCGCCGGATGCTCCGGGAAACGCTGGAGGGGGCCGGCTACAAGGTGGACGAGGCCGCGGACGGGGAGGAGGCCCTCAAGAAGCTCAGCCTCAACCACTACCAGCTCGTCCTCACCGACGTAAAGCTGCCCAAGAAGGACGGGCTGGCGGTCCTCCGGGCCGCGCGGGAGGTGGCCGGCAATCTGCCCGTGATCCTCATGACGGCCTACGGCACCGTCGAGAGCGCCGTCCAGGCGATGAAGGACGGGGCCGTGGACTTCCTGACCAAGCCCTTCGACAGCGACTACCTGCTCCGCCTGATCGAGCGGGCCCTGGAGCGGTATCGGCTCTATACCGAGAACCTGGTCCTGAAGGAGGGGGTCGCCGAGAAGATGGGCTTCCCCAAGATCGTGGGGGCGAGCCGGGCGATGCAGCAGGTGAGTGCCCTCATCCAGAAGGTGGCCCCAAGCAATGCCACCGCCCTGCTGCTCGGCGAGAGCGGAACCGGGAAGGAGCTCTTCGCCCGAGCCATCCATCAGATGGGCACGCGGGCCGGCCGGCCGTTCATCGCCATCAACTGCGCGGCCATCCCCGACACCCTGCTGGAGAACGAGCTGTTCGGGCATGAGAAGGGGGCGTACACCGGGGCCCAGGCCCAGAAACAGGGGAAGTTCGAGCTGGCCGACGGCGGGACCCTCTTCCTGGACGAGATCGGGGACCTGAGCCCGGCGGTCCAGGCGAAGCTCCTGCGGGTCCTCCAGGACGGCGCCTTCGAGCGGGTCGGCGGGACGAAGCCAATCCAGGTGGATGTCCGGATCATCGCCGCGACCAATACCGATCTGGCCCGGGCCGTCCGGGACCGGAAGTTCCGGGAAGACCTCTTCTTCCGCCTGAACGTCTTCCCCATCAGCATTCCGCCGCTCCGCGACCGGCCCGAGGACATTCCCATGCTGGTCACCCACTTCGTCTACCGGTTTGCCCAGGAGATGCGGAAGGAGATCCGGGAGGTGACCCCGGAGGCCCTGAAGGCGCTCATGGCCTACCCCTGGCCCGGGAATGTCCGGGAACTGGAGAACTTCATCGAGCGGGCCGTCATCCTGACCACGGGGCCGGCCCTCACCGTCCAGGACTTCGCCCTGGGGCTCAAGCGGGGGCGGGGGGAGCGGGAATCGGAGTTCCCCCTCACGGGGAGCCTCCACGAGGTCGGCGCGCGGGCCTCCGCGCGCGCCGAGCGGGACCTCATCGTCCGGACCCTGCAGGCGACCGGCGGCAACAAGTCCAAGGCGGCCGAGATGCTCCAGGTCTCCTACAAGACTCTCCTGAACAAGATCAAGGAGTTCGGCATCGAGGCCACGCCGGAGGAGCGCTGACGGGCGGGGAGGATGCGGGCGGTCATCCAGCGGGTCCGGGAGGCCTCCGTCCGGGTTGACGGGCAGGAGGTGGCCGCCATCGGCCCCGGCCTCCTCATCCTCCTCGGGGCAGGGCGCGCGGACACGATGGAGGCCGCCCGCTGGCTGGCGGGGAAGGTGGCGGAGCTGCGCATCTTCGAGGATGCCCAGGGGAAGATGAACCGCTCCCTCCACGAGGTGGGGGGCGCGGCCCTCGTCGTTTCCCAGTTCACGCTCTACGGGGACGCCCGGAAGGGGCGGCGGCCCTCCTTCACGGGCGCCGCCCCGCCGGAGGCGGCCGTCCCCCTGCTGCGGGTCTTCGTGGCCGAGCTGCGGGAGCGGGGCCTCCCGGTCCAGGAAGGGGTCTTCGGCGCGAAGATGCAGGTCCACCTCGTGAACGACGGCCCCGTCACCCTCCTGCTAGACACCGCGAACCGGTGAGGGGCTGGCCCCCTCTGCCTCCTGGGGTCCCATGGCCCTGGACATGCTGGTGGACGAGTACCTGACGGCACTGGCGGCGGAGCGCGGGGCGTCCCGCCATACCCGGGAGGCCTACGCGCGCGATCTGCGCCGCTACCTCGACTTTCTGGAGGGGCAGGGCCTCCGGAGCATCGCGACCATCCGCCCCGCGCACCTCCACACGTTCCTCGCCCGGCTGCAGGAGGAGGGGCTGACGGGGCGCTCGGCTGCCCGGGCCCTGTCGGCCGTCCGGGGCTTCCACCGGTTCCTCCTCGCGACCGGCCGGGCGGCCGAGGATCCCGCCGAGCTGGTCCGCCGGCCGCGCCCGATGCGCCGGCTGCCGCGCGTCCTGAGCCTCGCCGAGGTGGAGCGCCTGCTCGCCGCGCCCGAGACGCGCCGGCCAGCCGGCCTCCGCGATCGAGCGATGCTGGAGTTCCTCTATGCCACCGGCCTCAGGGTGAGCGAGCTCACCGGCCTTCGCCTCGGCGCGGTCAACCTGACGGCCGGCTTCGTCCGCACGGTGGGGAAGGGGGACCGGGAGCGGGTGATCCCGGTGGGGCGGGAGGCCTTGCGCTGGCTCCGGGAGTACCTGGCGCACGGCCGGCCGGCCCTCCTGAAGCGCCGGGAGAGTCCCACCCTCTTCGTCGGCCGGCGCGGCGCCGCCCTGACCCGTCAGGCCTGCTGGGCCCTCCTGAAGCGCCACGCGCGGCAGGCCGGGATCGGCCGGACCGTCTCCCCGCACACGCTCCGCCACTCCTTCGCCACCCACCTCCTGGAGCGCGGCGCCGACCTCCGGGCCGTCCAGATGATGCTGGGC belongs to Candidatus Methylomirabilis sp. and includes:
- a CDS encoding ATP-binding protein codes for the protein MRRWGVGRLDFTAKVRLFALLSFFFLLVILLSATVLFGEANRQLERELEGRLTAAARLGGQHLQDLLPRPGAGPVPELRARVRRLLQGLQRDAGVARLALLLPEGLLAETPDPADRPSFRPPPEAWQPRLEAEGRVPRLLFTDYYWAGDGYFRTLFWPLREPGQPPWALLAVEERADFLGFLDRVRWLLPAVYLAGLGGAALLGWLFLQTVLRPYAALASAARDLQALTPDPLPEVGEGDVESVPGLFRRLVDRLQRQEAELSRLYTGGDRRGAAAVEQSILGSITSGVISVRPDLTLMVFNRPALQIFGRTEGEVLGRPCQDVFGPAGAITLLAAEALSTGQTHSRLELSVTRPEGTSRWIGLASSVVRDSRGEPAGVTFLLTDLTEVRQLQEQVTLQQSLAKVGQLSAGIAHEVRNALGAILGFARLLQKNLSAEDPRGVHVQAIIDETNSLEVTLRDFLVYARPVRLQVGAVRVRELVEEALDPYRGPLQEAGITLASRHEVGEIQIQGDRTALRQALGNLIRNALEAMPQGGRLGLVTRRLPEEPQGDGAGPVEIRVEDTGGGIAREDAARIFTPFFTTKEQGTGLGLALAQKAVVAHGGRIEVESRPGGGTTFRIVLPATPTAARARGEAA
- a CDS encoding sigma-54 dependent transcriptional regulator; translated protein: MILVVEDKPSMRRMLRETLEGAGYKVDEAADGEEALKKLSLNHYQLVLTDVKLPKKDGLAVLRAAREVAGNLPVILMTAYGTVESAVQAMKDGAVDFLTKPFDSDYLLRLIERALERYRLYTENLVLKEGVAEKMGFPKIVGASRAMQQVSALIQKVAPSNATALLLGESGTGKELFARAIHQMGTRAGRPFIAINCAAIPDTLLENELFGHEKGAYTGAQAQKQGKFELADGGTLFLDEIGDLSPAVQAKLLRVLQDGAFERVGGTKPIQVDVRIIAATNTDLARAVRDRKFREDLFFRLNVFPISIPPLRDRPEDIPMLVTHFVYRFAQEMRKEIREVTPEALKALMAYPWPGNVRELENFIERAVILTTGPALTVQDFALGLKRGRGERESEFPLTGSLHEVGARASARAERDLIVRTLQATGGNKSKAAEMLQVSYKTLLNKIKEFGIEATPEER
- the dtd gene encoding D-aminoacyl-tRNA deacylase, which encodes MRAVIQRVREASVRVDGQEVAAIGPGLLILLGAGRADTMEAARWLAGKVAELRIFEDAQGKMNRSLHEVGGAALVVSQFTLYGDARKGRRPSFTGAAPPEAAVPLLRVFVAELRERGLPVQEGVFGAKMQVHLVNDGPVTLLLDTANR
- the xerD gene encoding site-specific tyrosine recombinase XerD, which translates into the protein MDMLVDEYLTALAAERGASRHTREAYARDLRRYLDFLEGQGLRSIATIRPAHLHTFLARLQEEGLTGRSAARALSAVRGFHRFLLATGRAAEDPAELVRRPRPMRRLPRVLSLAEVERLLAAPETRRPAGLRDRAMLEFLYATGLRVSELTGLRLGAVNLTAGFVRTVGKGDRERVIPVGREALRWLREYLAHGRPALLKRRESPTLFVGRRGAALTRQACWALLKRHARQAGIGRTVSPHTLRHSFATHLLERGADLRAVQMMLGHADLGTTQIYTHVARAHLKDIHRRFHPRA